In a genomic window of Amblyomma americanum isolate KBUSLIRL-KWMA chromosome 4, ASM5285725v1, whole genome shotgun sequence:
- the LOC144129333 gene encoding uncharacterized protein LOC144129333 isoform X1 — protein sequence MDNGESTSNGTVSEASAATPKTNSNAEPYCEKYYSLLKRYNAIQKQNYHLMYRIQRVKKLTARLTKEKRFLTQRLNNYKQEKQAAMSMSQYAVDERQFRRIKQEPVEQPTHHVVNEYFCRKRKDKCMKSS from the exons ATGGATAACGGTGAATCGACGTCGAACGGCACTGTAAGCGAAGCCAGTGCTGCGACACCGAAGACGAACTCGAACGCCGAGCCATACTGCGAGAAGTATTACTCTTTGCTGAAACGCTACAACGCCATCCAAAAG CAAAACTACCACCTGATGTATCGGATACAGCGGGTCAAGAAGCTGACGGCTAGGTTGACAAAGGAGAAGAG GTTCCTCACACAGCGGCTGAACAATTACAAGCAGGAGAAGCAAGCTGCCATGTCCATGTCTCAGTACGCAGTA GATGAGCGGCAGTTCAGAAGAATCAAGCAAGAGCCAGTGGAACAGCCGACGCACCATGTGGTCAATGAGTACTTCTGCCGGAAACGGAAGGACAAATGCATGAAGTCCAGTTGA
- the LOC144129333 gene encoding uncharacterized protein LOC144129333 isoform X2, with amino-acid sequence MDNGESTSNGTVSEASAATPKTNSNAEPYCEKYYSLLKRYNAIQKQNYHLMYRIQRVKKLTARLTKEKRFLTQRLNNYKQEKQAAMSMSQMSGSSEESSKSQWNSRRTMWSMSTSAGNGRTNA; translated from the exons ATGGATAACGGTGAATCGACGTCGAACGGCACTGTAAGCGAAGCCAGTGCTGCGACACCGAAGACGAACTCGAACGCCGAGCCATACTGCGAGAAGTATTACTCTTTGCTGAAACGCTACAACGCCATCCAAAAG CAAAACTACCACCTGATGTATCGGATACAGCGGGTCAAGAAGCTGACGGCTAGGTTGACAAAGGAGAAGAG GTTCCTCACACAGCGGCTGAACAATTACAAGCAGGAGAAGCAAGCTGCCATGTCCATGTCTCA GATGAGCGGCAGTTCAGAAGAATCAAGCAAGAGCCAGTGGAACAGCCGACGCACCATGTGGTCAATGAGTACTTCTGCCGGAAACGGAAGGACAAATGCATGA
- the LOC144129332 gene encoding calcineurin-binding protein cabin-1-like has product MIKFCALNSNDTSSPQDDDDSPVVTREAQEEEAFGLYRKALGQLQQDKYDEALSSFRELLALPFISRCSAPPQDENDGRSSGGAALPPALMLKYVALKNLGAIHVRRGDARDAVAAYLDAVEIDCTDVTLWYKIGRLALGLYLYPLARIAFEEGLRCSAQHWPCLSNLMTVLYVLNDHLGCLQCAARALRLDSGYVKALVFKEAVFRENPDLKSCQGNVFKGCDPSVFSRTVSKEDEEAVLAEARELREKRRALYTPKKLPKLSLRKKLCEMTWVALGQAMLELYEFIASAAHDSDVSLACKVDLLRSESDDKPVVEAEDAKKESPADSLQQASGNSSGDLVICINPPSDTTSQAELCEGQPQTESGEPQSVQQPTDLGSLAEQLTVVTQELAMPDENNGAPKMTFSGGRRGGKRKRLSLEHLDPSLKRRSARVRNTLRKTQENVNYQELLTQFLPSSLAYEGKDDREDSIPNFSDLNSDHTYGMTPSSSLQEDVDKVVCNTESIEKTESESVQKFINEHRDKHNLMDLMEDYLWELSSREDLLWPARLCDIFVELYKSLRSHIERPSIFAGAEEAENILRHAMSTLLYCEFMMDKIVVAKAQAQPSASVSPRSPGNQLGPEFPSAQFGCDLEFLAQMSVRQGIFKEKWISFVLRAFWAEARFLMLSGEMETAVQVLENVLCRIDYENPTDGQVLKVLITNCKMNGVISREIVQDQLESLQRCQSLEEVHRLFELGRYKVVADLLIQTFKKPGSRGRKLHAKANIPERHAQLILLQESLWNLKDYSGCLIWGEASLNEALNQYLAVTTETLKCDWSNTIVIVLSDIHRCIKQDIGLLGCLENPKLTRMAHNIIKLINVQMDVSESSNEMAVPTVLSWNILYYILKHEEDKIQLLAARSENQSSAVGFAKSSGNASMNGAMPSSLMLFFTAHEHLGRRSWCTTSDGILLFLFVDVVTQELAKRSAIANTFHEDLNNGIEQCFYCLYGHPNRRGKVKHLQEHNAKQVSLTWDSCKQVFDFFKPQHLPGFDSYKTSTVSSELEVLLKRIAALVPSEEDPSNMESSISAYIEGSVDTFPALPDTSSFSPVVLQLYYLLGDYYFKNKEFAKAIRYYTCDTCLNPDRLDSWAGLALSRSAQLEQRINSCEPKSESTIQKRAVSSLRCFKRALQIDATNSALWIEYGSCVYMLQSNASRQLKQSKQFGLSDEAGEALAKRKKELLETAKSCYESANRCEDGVGTDEMWLNHYLLGKITHKMGCPPGVYLEHLYQSLQHLYEMNAKYPRKILYHSPPPLSIESLELYYKIHALSMKYLLKYEETSAPKEELRAIWKFIQKAGNSPFARFLEKADAMEYGSSSEEDDGEESEESVEEEKKEGKPSMTERQAKKRSLESDHDYFHAKKPHIENPEEAKPAADSPSPADSQEVSVVRDILNCLLTVVSEKLASEERRGLSHRAPESTASAPQPTMPKGRDDQCTVRPCVLSEGSGSKAPVVPDEGKSSGRKKSTDSGEKKSTGQSSFDAPAPSKPSKQENSAQSDPFLRLDEAEMKQVLLKTCVHAMKECVSRFPQHFKSVYYLARFYCHSKRSCNLQLARDYLLESGQNRPAASTADATPAAPGLFAERKATNFFTGIWHTPGDEIDRAGSFATHMYRSVMLLIEVLERCGDVDMLAYVAVQLHREPETEKKYLRDVDRTYLARKAFETAMILASRRLDVLMNEEPPPEDDVLVSALLDVYRVSQVFQKAGVFVDEAGAALAESYRLYKLGEVDSSPPIAEQAVMFCARRQHRQSLRALEAAAHGYEQPPIYDADGTAASFSNSL; this is encoded by the coding sequence ATGATCAAGTTCTGTGCACTGAACTCCAACGACACATCATCGCCTCAGGATGACGACGACTCGCCGGTGGTCACCAGAGAGGCCCAAGAAGAAGAGGCTTTCGGTCTGTACCGCAAAGCGCTGGGTCAATTGCAGCAAGACAAATACGACGAGGCGCTGTCTTCCTTCCGCGAACTACTCGCGCTTCCATTCATCAGCAGATGTAGTGCGCCGCCCCAGGATGAAAACGACGGCAGGAGCAGCGGtggtgcagcgctgccgccggcGCTCATGCTCAAGTACGTGGCGCTGAAGAACCTCGGCGCCATCCACGTGCGACGTGGAGACGCCCGCGATGCCGTCGCTGCCTACCTAGACGCGGTCGAAATAGACTGCACGGACGTCACTCTCTGGTACAAGATCGGTCGGCTTGCGTTGGGCCTGTACCTCTACCCGCTCGCGAGGATCGCCTTCGAGGAAGGGCTGCGCTGCAGCGCGCAGCACTGGCCCTGCCTCAGCAACCTCATGACGGTGCTGTACGTGCTgaacgaccacctggggtgcctACAGTGCGCAGCACGGGCGCTGCGCCTCGACTCTGGCTACGTGAAGGCGCTGGTGTTCAAGGAGGCCGTGTTCCGGGAGAACCCGGATCTCAAGAGCTGCCAGGGTAATGTGTTCAAGGGCTGTGACCCGTCCGTGTTCTCGCGAACTGTGAGCAAGGAGGATGAGGAGGCAGTGCTGGCCGAAGCTAGGGAGCTCAGGGAAAAACGCCGCGCACTGTACACTCCGAAGAAGTTGCCGAAGCTTTCGTTACGCAAAAAACTGTGTGAGATGACGTGGGTTGCCCTGGGTCAGGCGATGCTGGAGCTTTACGAGTTTATTGCCTCAGCTGCGCATGACAGCGACGTGTCTCTGGCTTGTAAAGTGGACCTGTTGAGGAGCGAGTCGGACGACAAGCCCGTTGTTGAAGCCGAAGATGCGAAGAAAGAGTCTCCTGCAGACAGCTTGCAACAAGCCAGCGGGAATTCATCGGGTGACCTTGTCATCTGCATCAATCCACCAAGTGACACAACGTCACAGGCTGAATTATGTGAAGGCCAGCCACAGACAGAATCTGGTGAGCCGCAGTCAGTGCAGCAGCCTACAGACTTGGGGTCACTCGCTGAGCAGCTGACTGTTGTCACCCAGGAATTGGCAATGCCTGATGAAAACAACGGAGCCCCAAAGATGACATTCAGTGGTGGCAGGAGGGGCGGCAAGCGCAAGCGGCTGTCCCTTGAACACTTAGATCCCtctttgaagaggcgctctgcgAGAGTTCGAAATACCTTGCGCAAGACTCAAGAGAATGTCAACTATCAGGAGCTCTTGACTCAGTTCCTGCCATCCAGTCTCGCATACGAGGGCAAGGATGATCGGGAGGACAGCATCCCAAACTTCTCTGATTTGAACAGCGACCACACATATGGCATGACTCCAAGTAGCAGTCTCCAGGAGGATGTTGATAAGGTGGTCTGCAATACTGAGAGCATAGAAAAGACAGAATCAGAAAGTGTGCAAAAGTTTATTAATGAGCACAGAGATAAGCATAACTTGATGGACCTCATGGAAGACTACTTGTGGGAGCTGAGCAGTCGGGAAGATCTTCTTTGGCCTGCTCGTTTGTGCGATATCTTTGTGGAACTGTACAAAAGCTTACGGTCTCACATAGAAAGACCTTCTATCTTTGCTGGGGCAGAAGAAGCTGAAAACATCTTGAGACATGCTATGTCAACTTTGCTGTACTGTGAGTTCATGATGGACAAGATTGTTGTTGCTAAAGCACAAGCTCAGCCATCAGCCTCAGTATCACCGAGGAGCCCAGGGAACCAGCTTGGACCAGAGTTTCCTAGTGCGCAGTTTGGCTGTGATTTAGAATTTCTTGCTCAGATGTCAGTGCGGCAAGGTATCTTTAAAGAAAAATGGATCTCATTTGTCCTGCGTGCATTCTGGGCTGAGGCACGATTTTTGATGCTCAGTGGAGAAATGGAGACAGCTGTGCAAGTGCTAGAGAATGTCCTTTGTCGTATTGATTATGAAAACCCTACTGATGGACAGGTCTTGAAAGTGCTCATTACTAATTGCAAAATGAATGGTGTTATCTCACGAGAAATTGTTCAGGATCAGCTGGAATCTTTGCAGAGGTGCCAGTCTCTTGAAGAGGTTCACCGTCTATTTGAACTTGGGAGGTATAAAGTAGTGGCTGACCTTTTGATTCAGACATTTAAAAAACCAGGCTCAAGAGGTCGCAAACTACATGCCAAGGCCAACATTCCTGAACGCCACGCACAACTCATACTCCTGCAAGAATCGCTGTGGAACTTGAAGGACTACTCGGGATGCTTGATATGGGGGGAAGCTTCGCTGAATGAAGCTCTGAACCAATATCTTGCTGTGACGACCGAAACTCTTAAATGTGACTGGTCCAACACCATTGTCATAGTTCTCTCTGACATTCATCGTTGCATCAAGCAGGACATAGGACTTCTTGGATGTCTAGAGAACCCAAAGCTCACAAGGATGGCTCACAACATCATCAAGCTGATCAATGTGCAAATGGATGTCAGTGAGAGTAGTAATGAGATGGCAGTGCCTACTGTTCTGTCGTGGAACATTCTTTACTATATACTCAAACATGAGGAGGACAAGATACAGCTTTTGGCGGCACGATCTGAAAACCAGTCGAGTGCAGTCGGCTTTGCTAAGAGCAGTGGCAATGCTAGCATGAACGGTGCCATGCCTTCATCCTTGATGCTTTTCTTCACAGCCCACGAACACTTAGGGAGGCGATCATGGTGCACAACATCTGATGGCATTCTGTTGTTCCTCTTTGTGGACGTCGTTACTCAAGAGCTTGCAAAGAGGTCTGCAATAGCTAATACCTTCCATGAAGACCTCAACAATGGCATTGAACAGTGTTTTTACTGTCTGTATGGGCACCCGAATCGCCGAGGGAAGGTTAAGCACCTTCAAGAACACAATGCTAAACAAGTGAGCCTCACCTGGGACAGCTGCAAACAGGTGTTTGACTTCTTCAAGCCACAGCACCTACCTGGTTTCGATAGCTACAAAACCAGCACAGTGTCATCAGAACTGGAGGTGTTGCTGAAACGCATTGCTGCTCTAGTTCCGTCTGAAGAGGATCCCAGCAACATGGAAAGCTCAATATCTGCATACATTGAAGGCAGTGTTGACACATTTCCTGCACTTCCTGACACCAGCAGCTTTAGCCCGGTGGTTCTTCAACTCTACTACCTGCTTGGTGACTACTACTTCAAGAACAAGGAATTTGCAAAGGCAATACGGTACTACACGTGTGACACTTGTCTGAACCCTGACCGGCTGGACTCATGGGCAGGCCTTGCACTTTCACGCAGTGCCCAGCTGGAACAGCGCATCAACTCATGCGAGCCAAAAAGTGAAAGTACTATTCAGAAAAGAGCAGTGTCGTCACTGCGGTGCTTTAAACGTGCACTCCAAATTGATGCAACCAACTCTGCCCTGTGGATTGAGTACGGCTCATGTGTTTACATGCTGCAGTCAAATGCGTCCCGGCAGCTGAAACAGAGCAAGCAGTTCGGGCTGAGTGATGAAGCTGGTGAGGCTTTGGCGAAGCGAAAGAAGGAACTCTTGGAGACAGCCAAGAGTTGCTACGAATCTGCAAACCGCTGTGAGGATGGTGTAGGTACCGATGAGATGTGGCTCAACCATTACCTGCTTGGAAAGATCACACACAAAATGGGCTGCCCACCTGGAGTGTACCTTGAACATCTGTACCAGTCACTGCAGCATTTGTACGAAATGAATGCTAAGTACCCGCGCAAGATCTTGTACCACAGCCCGCCGCCGCTTTCAATCGAATCGCTGGAGCTCTACTATAAGATTCATGCTCTCTCTATGAAGTATCTGCTTAAGTACGAAGAGACATCGGCGCCAAAGGAGGAACTGCGGGCTATATGGAAGTTCATCCAAAAGGCAGGGAACAGTCCGTTTGCAAGGTTCCTGGAAAAGGCAGATGCCATGGAGTACGGCTCCTCGTCGGAAGAAGATGACGgtgaagagagcgaggagtctgtcgaggaagaaaagaaggaggGGAAACCCAGCATGACGGAGCGACAGGCCAAGAAGAGGAGTCTGGAGAGTGACCATGACTACTTCCATGCCAAAAAGCCGCATATAGAAAACCCCGAAGAAGCGAAGCCTGCCGCTGACTCGCCTAGCCCAGCGGACTCTCAGGAGGTGTCAGTTGTGAGGGATATTCTCAACTGCCTTTTGACGGTTGTCAGCGAGAAGCTAGCATCTGAGGAGAGACGGGGTTTGTCGCACCGTGCCCCTGAATCCACGGCATCAGCACCCCAGCCAACAATGCCAAAGGGTAGGGACGATCAGTGCACGGTTCGTCCGTGTGTTCTTAGTGAAGGTTCTGGCAGCAAGGCACCAGTTGTACCTGATGAGGGCAAGTCAAGCGGGCGCAAGAAGTCCACCGATAGCGGTGAGAAAAAGAGCACTGGTCAGTCGTCCTTTGATGCGCCGGCGCCCTCGAAGCCGTCGAAGCAGGAGAACTCCGCGCAGAGCGACCCGTTCCTGAGACTCGACGAGGCCGAAATGAAGCAGGTCCTGCTGAAGACGTGCGTGCACGCCATGAAGGAGTGTGTGAGTCGCTTCCCGCAGCACTTCAAGAGCGTCTACTATCTGGCGCGCTTCTACTGCCACTCCAAGCGCTCATGCAACCTGCAGCTGGCGCGCGATTACCTGCTGGAGTCTGGACAGAACCGGCCGGCCGCATCAACGGCGGATGCGACGCCGGCCGCGCCTGGCCTTTTCGCCGAGCGGAAGGCAACCAATTTCTTCACCGGCATCTGGCACACTCCAGGCGACGAGATAGACCGAGCAGGTAGCTTCGCAACGCACATGTACCGCTCGGTCATGCTGTTGATTGAGGTCCTTGAGCGGTGCGGCGACGTGGACATGCTGGCGTACGTGGCGGTGCAGCTACACCGCGAGCCCGAGACTGAAAAGAAATACCTGCGCGACGTGGACCGCACGTACTTGGCGCGGAAGGCGTTTGAGACGGCTATGATCCTTGCCAGCCGGCGCCTAGATGTCCTGATGAACGAGGAGCCGCCGCCGGAGGACGACGTGCTGGTTTCGGCGCTTCTGGATGTCTACAGGGTGTCGCAGGTGTTTCAGAAGGCTGGCGTCTTCGTGGACGAAGCTGGTGCGGCGCTTGCCGAGTCGTACCGCCTGTACAAGCTGGGTGAGGTCGATTCGTCGCCGCCCATCGCCGAGCAGGCTGTCATGTTCTGCGCGCGACGCCAGCACAGGCAGTCCTTGCGGGCTCTCGAGGCAGCGGCTCACGGTTACGAGCAACCGCCTATCTACGACGCTGATGGAACTGCTGCTAGCTTTTCGAACTCGCTGTAA